Within Pelagicoccus enzymogenes, the genomic segment TCCCGGACACAATTACCACGTCGCCACCCATTCCTCGCTCTTCGTCGAGGGCACCCGCATCTTTGTCCTCGACCTCGCCAAACAAGAGATCTCCTTCCAAACCGACCTCCGCCATTTCGAGATGGCTCGCGACGACTCCTCAGCCGCGTTCTCTGCAGACGGAAAATCCCTCTTCATCGCCAACGCCTTCCGCTTCGTTCGCTTAGACATCGCCAGCAACCAAATCGTCGCCGACTACCTTCCCCAGTCACCCGCCCGTATCCAAAAGCTCGCTCTCAACGCCACCCAATCCGGATACCTCGTCCTCGACGACCAACGTCAACTCTCGACTCTCACCCTCGACGCCAACGGCGCCCAGTTCGAAAAACAATACCGCAGCGTCGGCGACTTCACCCTTCAAGCCGACACTGCCAGTCTCTTCACCCTGTATGAACCAAAGGGTTCACGCGACATCCGCTTCAACTTCTGGCTCGCCGACAGCTATCCCGACGGACAGCCCGTACGCGGTGCCCGCACCGCTTCCCACATGGACCAAACCGGTCCCTACCAAGCCATCTTCTCGCCCGCCGGCTCCTACGTCTTCACCACCCAAGGCACCGGAGCCCTCCTCGACGCCTTTTCGCCCGAAAAGATCTTCATTCTCCCCCGCGACCGAAAACTCTACGACTCTCCAATCGATAGCCAAACGCCGCCTGCAGCCGCCATCGACCAAAACGAGGCCTACCTCACCGTATTCGAAAACCAACGACTCTCCACCTTCGACTTCCATTCCCAAGAACACCTCTGGAGCATCGACATCCCACAAGACCGCCGCGTCTACCCTCTCTTCTACAACTACGAAAACCAACTCCTCGCCCTCCACACCAATCCCTACCAGCTCACCCTCCACGACGCCGAAACCGGAGCCGCCACTCCGTTTCCCGGATCCAACAGCATCCCCTCCACCCAAACCGATCCAACCTACCTTCAAGTCTCCCACAACCGACAACACCTCATCCTCGGCGACGCCCAGAAAACCCATATTCTAAACCTGGATACAGGAAAAACCCGCACCACCCTCGACCTCCCTAGCCGAAACGTCGCCTTCGCCCTCTCGCCTCAATCGGATTTCCTACTCGCCGCAACCGCCTCCGGGCCCATCGAATTCTACAGTCTCGATCAGGCCCGCAACATAGGCGAACTCACCGTGTATCCGGAAACAAACGACTGGACATTCGTCGCCTCCGACCACCGCTTCGAAAGCTCTCCCAATGCAGCCGATACGCTCTACACCGTCGTCGATCATAAGATCGTCCCCGGGGGCCAACTCCTTGCCCAGCTCCACGAGCCAGGTCTCCTGCAAACCATCCTCGGCGGCGACCTCCCTTCACGAGCAGCCACCCAGATCGAAGGCCTCGCCTCCCTTCCCCAAGTCAGCCTCGCCCTCGCCGACGGCACCCGCGGTCTCATAGTGGAAGACGACCTCGAGCTCGACACCGAAAACACCACCGCCACCCTCACCCTCCGCGCCAGCGGAGCCAACCTTCTTTCCTCCGAACCCCGCCTCTACCACAACGGCAAGCTACTCGGCAGCAGCACCCGCGGACTCACCGTCGAAGATGACGAAGAAGGCTCGGAGACCTACCTCTCCAAAAACTACACCGTTCCCCTCCTCCCCGGAAAAAACCGCTTCCGTGCCGTCGTTGTAACCGCTAGCGGCATCGAATCCTTCCCCGCCAACCTCACCCTCAACGCCCAGGGCCAAGCCCATTCCAACACCACAAGCGGCATCGCGCTACACACCCTCATCGTCGGAGCCAACCAGTACCAAAATCCCAAATACAACCTCAACTACGCTGCCGCCGACGCCGAAGCCTTTTCCAAAGCCCTGCAGGCAAAAGCAGCCAACATCTTCACCCGCATCGACACCCATCTCCTCCTCGACTCCGACGCCACCCGCTCCAACATCCTCGCCACTTTCAAAGAAATCGCCGACTCAGCCACCGCCCGCGACGTATTTATATTCTACTACGCCGGCCACGGCGTCGTAGACGAAACGCAAGACAAGCAGTTCTATCTCGCGCCCGTCAACGTCACCCAGCTCTACGGAGATCCCGTTCACCTCGTCCAAAACGGCATCAGCGCCCAGCAGCTCCGCCAGCTCTCCGCCAACATCGCCGCCCAAAAGCAGCTCTTCCTCATCGACGCCTGCCAATCCGCCGAAGCCCTCGTCACCATCGCCCAACGCGGCGCCGCCGAAGAAAAAGCCATCGCCCAGCTCGCCCGCAGCACCGGCACCCATTGGCTCACCGCTAGCGGCAGCCAGCAATTCGCCACCGAAGCCGAGGAGCTCGGCCACGGCCTCTTCACCCACGCCCTCCTCCAAGCCCTAGAAGGCGCAGCCGACGCCGGCGACAAGCGAATCACCATCAACGAACTCAAAGCCTACCTAGAAACCCAAGTCCCCCAACTCTCCCAACAATACCGCGGCAGCGCCCAATACCCCAGCAGCTACGGCACCGGCCAAGACTTCCCAATCGCCATCATCCCGTAACCCGATCCCCGTAGGGCGCGGGCTTTACTGCCCGTCCCGCAGAGCCCACCATCCAGAAACCACCATAACACCACCGCGGGACGGGGATAACCCCCGCGCCCTACAGACAATGCGACCCATCACACAAGCCATCCTCTTCACCCTGCTCCTCAGCCTACTCCCCTCCACCCACGCCCAACTCACCCCCGAGCTCATCCTCTCCACCGGCCTGCCGCACAACACGCCCCACATCGCCCTCTCACCCGATGGCGAAACCACCCTCACCACCCAGTTCGACGGCACCGCCATCTTCTACGAAACCGCCACCGGCCGCACACTCAATTCCGTCAACCTCGAGCACGACCGCTACACCGAACCCTACATCCCCATCTTCGCCAGCAAAGACACCGTCTACTTCCTCTCCGAAAAACGGATACGCACCTTCGACCTTCCCTCCTACTCCTTCAGCCGCGACCTAAACGTTCCGGAACCTACCGCCTACGCACGCGACGCATCCTCCGGCCAACTCTACATCGCCGGCCAACGCGGCGAACGCGCCACGATCTGGACCGTCGATCCCGCCAACGGACGCATCCGCCCCTTCCACACCTGCACCCAAGAAACGCTCGACCCCATTACCCGCATCACCCTCGCCCCCCGCGAAAACCTCGCCCTCATCACCTTCAAGTCAGGCGCCACCGAACTCCTCAAAACCGGCCGCTCCTGGGTCGTCGCCAAAACGTATCCAGCATCCAAAGACCAACGCGTCCTCCTTCCCGACGGCCACATCCTCACCGCTCCAGAGGGCTACATCAATTCCATCACCCTTACCAATCCCGCCGACGCCTCCCCACCCGTCGAAATCGCCCTCCCGAAAAAAGCTCCGGTCGTAAACATCCTCCCTCCCGTTTCCCCCGACAAGCCAACCCTTGTATCCACCCGCGAAGACCTCTTCCAGCTCGACCCCGCCACGCGGCAGCTCGTCGCCATCCGCTCTTTCAAAAACGAATCCTTCGGATCGCAAACCGTTCGAAAAATCGCCACTTCCGCCGACCACGACTACATCTTCGTCCACGCTGCCCTCAATTTCGACTACGCCCTCAGCTTCGTCCTCACCCCGGCCGCGCAGCAATTCACCCGCTGGCAAACAAACGCCTTCCGCCCCAGAGGCATCCAAGCCAGCAGCTCCTCCCGCACCCTCCTCGTCAACGACAGCGACGGCCTCGTCAAACGCATCGATTTCACCCCCGCCGGCCTCTCCATCGCCTCGCAAAAAGGCCAACCGCTCAGCCAAATCAGTCTCGCAACACAATCCAACCAAATCGCCATCGGAGGGATTTCCTCAAGCTACCAAGAACCAAACTACCAATCAGCAACCCTCTACCCTCCCGCCTTCTCAAAACCAATCACCACTCTCAAGCACCGTGGAACCGACACCGACAACAACCGCCGATCCTCCACCACACCCATCCTCAGCCCCAGCGGAAACCACCTCGTCATCGTCGACCCCGTAGGCTTCCACGTTCGAACCTCGAACGGAAACTTCCTCTGGAAATTTGCTCACAAGCCAAACCTGCGCCCCTCCGACTTCGCATTCAACGACAACGAAACACGCCTCTTCTTCCACAAAAGCCAAAACGACAACAGCAAGAGTACAGTCGTCGCCGTCGAGCTACAAACCGGAAAGCAGCTCTGGGAAATCCCCGCCCACGCCACCCACCTTCGCTACGATCCCACCGACAACGCCCTCCGTTTCGCTACCGTAAAAAGCTACCGCAGCAACACCTCCAGCGGTACCAAGAACTACATCCGGCACTTCGTGAATACCGTCGACGCCGACACTGGGACGGCCAAACGCGAGCCCTCTCGCATCGACGTATTCGCCGACTACCCCGATATCGTAGCCGCCACCCCCGACGGCCGACGCTGGGTTTTCCAAGACAACAAAACCCTGCGCATCGTTTCCGCTCCCTACTTCAGAAACCCTTCAAATATTCCCCTCCGAAAGCGCGTATCCAGCGGAGCCTTCCTCGCGGGCAATAAACACCTCGCAGCCCTTTCCGATAACAGAATCGCTTTCTTCGATACCGACGCCCCAACCTACCTCGGCGAGCTCAGCCTCCTCCAATCCGACGCTCAATGGGCCTTCGTCAACCGTGACGGACTCTTCGACGCGCCAGCCGAAACCCAATCCGCCCTCAACTTCGCCTTTGGGCTCACCCCCGCACCGCTCGCCTCCTTCTACGAACCTTACTTCCGCCCCCGCCTCCTCAACGCCCTCTTCGAAGGACAAGCCGTCACCCCTCCCACTATCGACATAGCCACTCTCGCCCAGCCTCCCGCCACCAAGATAACCCTCCTGGACAAAGCGACCAATAGTATCCTCGACTCCACTACGACCGAGCAAAACGAAATCCTCCTCAACGTAGCCATCGCTTCTCCCACCACTCCCCTTCGCGAAGTCCGCGTCTTCCACAACGGCAAACGCCTCAACCTCGCCACCCGTGGCCTCTTCGTCGAAGACGACACAGCCGAAACCACCGACTCTCCCGCCCCCAGCTACAACCAAAATCGCCAGTTCCCCATCCAACTGCTCCCCGGCGACAACACCCTCACTGTCGTCGCCCTCAATGCCCAAAACATCGAGTCTCCTCCCGCCGAGCTCAGCATCCACCTCAAGGCTGATCCCAACAAAACCCGCCCCGCCCTCCACCTCGTCGCCATCGGCATCGACCAGTATCAAAACGAGAAATACAATCTCAACTACGCCGTCGCCGACGCCACCGCCTTCGCAACAACGCTCCAGCAAAACTCCACCCCGCTCTTCAGCACGGTCAACTACCACCCCGTCAAAAACGACCAAGCCATCAAACAAACCCTAGTCTCAACCCTCGAAGAAATCCAAAAGACCGCCACCCCCGACGACGTATTCATATTCTACTACGCCGGGCACGGAGTCGTCGCCAAGCAAGGCCAAGGCGACTTCTACCTCGTCCCCCACGACGTCACCCAACTCTACGGCGCCGACGACCAGCTCCAAAGCCGAGCAGTATCCAGCATCCAGCTCCAAGAGCTATCCAGTCAAATCTCCGCTCAAAAGCAGCTCTTTATCCTAGACGCCTGCCAATCCGCCGGAGCGATCGCCAGCATCAGCCAACGCGGCGCCGCCGAAGAGAAAGCCATCGCCCAGCTCGCCCGCAGCACCGGCACCCATTGGCTCACCGCCAGCGGCAGCCAGCAGTTCGCCACCGAGTTCGCCGAGCTCGGCCACGGAGCCTTCACCTACACCTTGCTTCAAGCCCTCAACGGCGCTGCCGATAAAGGCGACAGCCAAATCACCGTCAACGAACTCAAAGCCTATCTAGAAAGCCAAGTCCCCGAAGTCACCGCCAAGCACAAAGGCACCGCCCAATACCCCGCCAGCTACGGCTACGGCCAAGACTTCCCCATCGCATTACTCCCGTAGGGCGCGGGCTTTACTGCCCGTCCCGCAGAAGCCATCCCATAAGTCCCGCACAAACCGATCAAAACCAAACCGCCAATTCCACCCAAAACCGACCGCCACGGGCCGAAAAATAAACCTCGCCCCTACCACATCCACTTTTTCAAAACCAAAACCATGCTCCCTCGTCTCCTCACCTTCCTAACCCTCACCCTCATCGCCACCGCCTCCCAAGCCGCCTGGCAAATCGAGTCCCCCGACCCGCTCGAGCAAAGCCCCGACGGCTCCCTTCTCGTCGTATCCAAAAAACAAGACTATTCCCTAACCGGCTTCTCCGTCCACGACCGCGAAACCCTCGCTACCCAATTCCTAGTACGCCAAGCTGACGCCCAACCACGCCACTTCGCCCCCGACAACTCCCGCCTCTACTACACCACCCCCACCGAAGGCCTTTTCGCCCTCGACCTCACCACCGGTGTCATCACCAAGCTCGCTCCCATCCCTCACATCCTCAGCCTCGCCCAAAACAGCCAAACCGGGCAACTCGTCACTCTCTCCGGAACTTGGGACAGCGACGCCCACAGCCTCCACCGCATCGATCCCACCGGCGCAAACGCCCCGCAACTCCTCGGAACCATCACCGCCCAAAACCTGCCTTGGCTGGAATTCAAGGCCATCCTACCCGCACGCGAACCAGACCAAGCCCTCCTCATCTTCCGCGAGATCGGCCCGCCAAAAAACCAGTGGGACCCCAAAACCTGGGGCGACTTTCGCTTCACCCAGGTCTCCCTAGAAACCGGAGCAATCGCCAGCAACGCCACCATGCCCGCGCCTAACGAAAGCTTTTTCCTCTACGAGACGATCCGCTGGACCAACGACCAACGCCAGCTCCTCGAATACGCCAGCGGCGCCTACCTTCAGATCGATCCCTACGCCGGCAAGATCACCCGCACCCTCGACCTCCGCAACGTCAAGTTCAGCCTGTATCCAAATAACCAAGTCGTATCCCTGCGCACCGTCACCGAAGAAGGCGAAACCCGACACTACCAAGACTTCCTCGAAGGCGGCACGCTGAAGACCATCCGCAACGTCCGCGTGCCAGAACCCAACACCTGGCCCCCGCGACCCGCTGGCCTCATCGAAAGCCTCAACCTCCCCAACCTCCCCTCGCCCGGCGCCTACGCCAACTATACCTTCCACCCCAGCAAACCTGAATTCTTCGCCACCGACTCCGGCGAAGGCGTGCACTTCTTCCGCGTCGCCCCCTCCGGCCTCAAGCACCAAAGCCGCGGCATGGGAGCCTACCAAGCCCGCTACACGCCCGACGGAAAACACATCCTCTTCGAAGGCCTTTTCGACCCACCCACCGAGCAAATCGCAGCCGACAAATTTCCGTCCCCCGGTAGCCTCGTCTACGAGGACCCTCCGCTACGCACCACCTCTCCAGTCTACACCGGAGACCATGAAATCTCCCCCAGCGGCAATTGGCTCATCAAGATAAACAACCGCGACGCCACCCTGCACCGCTTCGGCGAGCCCGCCATCCTTAGCAGCCTCGGCGGAGTCGGCACCTACGACGCCCCCATGCCAAGCTTCCGCTTCGCCTCCGACGAAACCGCTCTCTACCGCCTCGCTCGAACCGTCAGTTGGGACGACTACGACAACCAGATCATCGGCCTGCGCCTCGAAGCCCTCCCTCTCGATCCCGCCAACGAATTCCCGGAACCGACCTGGACCGTCGAACTGCCACACAGCAATCTCGTCTGGCTCGACAAAACCGTCGCTCAAGAGATCCATTTCCTGGACACGCAATCCGGACAGCTGCTCCTCCTCGACCCCCGCGACGGCAGCAGCAGCTCCCAAGCAATTACCGGCCTCGACCCGGAAAATTTCGTAGTACCCACCAACAGCGTACAGTGGCACCCGAGCCGCGATCTCGTCTACGTCGCCAGCGGTTCGCAAGTTACAACGCTCGACCTCGCCGCCTCTCCTCCCACAGCCGCCAGCGTCACTGTGCCCGCAAGCATTAGACAGCTCCACCGCTACGGCGACGGACGCCATCTCGTCGCCCAACTCGAAACCGGCCCCCTCGTCTTCCTCGACACTCAACCTACTCCCCTCCGCCCCACTCTCCAGCTCGAATTCTACGACTTGGACCAAGGCGACTACCTCGCCTTCACCCCCAACGGCAAGTTTGACGCCTCCGCCCCTATCCGCCAAAGCGGTCAACTCCTCCAAGGCACCCGCCCCACGGCGCTCGCCACCGTCTTCGAGCGAGACTACCGCCCCGACCTCCTCGCCACTGCTCTCGGCGAAGACGCCCTCTCCACCGACGAAGAGATCCCCGCCTACGTCCAGCCACCCTCTCTCACCGTCGGCGAGCAATGGGTCAGCGCCCTCGAACGTCGCATCAACGTAAACTCCGAATCCAAACAATACCCCCTTTCCACCGTATCCATTTATCAAAACGAAAAGCTCGTCCACAGCTTCCCAGCCAACGGAAAAACCAGCCTGCGCGACAACCACGTCCTCGATCTCCTGCTCGAACAAAACCGCATCAAAGTCGTATCCACCAACACCGCCGGCGTCAGCGTCACCTCCGAGGAGATCGTCATCGATCCCCCCGAAGCCCTCCTGCGGGAAAAGATCGCCGCCCGCCGCCCCGCCGAGCTCCACCTCTTCGCCGTCGGCGTCAACCAGTATCGCAATCCCGAATACAACCTAAACTTCGCCGAAGCCGACGCCTCCGGCGTGCTCGCCAAGATCCAAGCCGCCAACCGCGATCTTTTCGCCAAGATCAACGTCCACCACCTCGAAAGCGCCGCCGCCACCCACGACGGCATTCTCGCCGCCTTCGCCCAGATCCGCGCCAACGCCCTACCGCACGACGCCTTCATCTTCTACTTCGCCGGCCACGGCGTCATGTCCCGGGACGACGCACAGTTCTACCTCATCCCCCACGACGTCACCCGCATCTACGGCGAAAGCCAAAGCCTCAGCCAAAACGGCATATCCGCCAATCAACTACGCGATATCTCAGCCACTATTAAGGCCCAGAAGCAGCTATTCATCCTCGACGCCTGCAACTCCGGCGGAGCCCTGCAAGCCTTCGCCCAACGCGGAGCCAGCCAAGAAAAGGCCCTCGCCCAACTCGCCCGGGCCACCGGCACGCATTGGATCGCCGCCTCCTCCGCCAGCCAATTCGCCACCGAGTTCGCCGACCTCGGCCACGGCGCCTTCACCCACACGCTGCTGCAAGCCCTCGACGGCGGGGCCGACACCGGCGACCGCCGCATCACCATCAACGAGCTCAAGGCCTACCTCGAGAGCGAGCTCCCCACCATCACCCAAAAGTACAAAGGCGCCCCCCAATACCCCGCCAGCTACGGCTACGGCCAAGACTTCCCTATAGCATTACTCCCGTAGGGCGCGGGCTTTACTGCCCGTCCCGCAGAGCCCACCATCAAAAAAACACAAAGCAACCAAACCACCGCGGGCCGGGGAATAAACCCCGCCCCTACAAAAAGCATCGTGCCACAGCTCCCCATCCGCAAAACGCACCACCTCGCCTACGGACGCGTCTCGATTCCAGGAGCTACCTACTTCATCACCCTCGTCACCCAAAACCGCAAAACCGACCTCACCGCCAACGACCATCCCGAGCACATCGCCGACACCCTTCGCGCCCTTCATCGAGATAAAATAATAAACCTCCGCTGCGCCACAACCATGCCTGATCACCTGCATCTGCTCTTCGTCCTCGGCGAGGTCTGCTATCTCTCGCTCGCAATCTCCAAGTTCAAAAACGCCACCCGCAAAGCTCTCGCCGCCCATTCACTCTACTGGCACCGCAACTACTACGACCACCGCATCCGCCAAGAAGCCAACACCAACGACTTCGCCCGTTACATCTTCCTCAACCCCTATCGAAAGAGCCTCCTGACCGCCGACCAACTCTGGCCCCACTGGCTCTGCAACCGCACCTACAAGCCCGACTTCCAACAACAACTCACCCCCAACGGCACCCCACCCGCAGCTTGGTACAAAAACGCTCCCACCGCCCAAGACCTAATTGATCAAGACACTCACCCGTAGGGCGCGGGCTTTACTGCCCGTCCCGCAGAGCCTACCATCAAAAAAACACAAAGCCACCAAACCACCACGGGACGGGGAATAAACCCCGCCCCTACAGCGCTACAAGCCACTTCTCGCCATCCATGATCCAGACTCTCCGCCAGCTTCTCTTCCTCGCCCTTTGCGTCGTCACGAGCACGCCCCTTGTCGCCCAATTCGAGGAACTCCTGCAAAATCCAGACCTCATCGAACAATCCGATTTCGCTCCCCCCTCCGAATCCGCTTCCAGCGAAACCAACACCACTCCCCCTGCGCCCGCCACCCCACCCCCACCGCCCCGCCTACTTAGCTCTTCCCTGCATCGCGACCCCATTCTGCAACTCGACGCTTCCCCCGACGGACGCTACCTGCTCAGCCTCGACCAGCATGTATTGAAAATTTGGAACATCGAACAACGCGCCAACATCGCCACCTTCGAGCAAACGCCCGGCGGCTGGCGCTTCAACGACCCGCAAGTCATCATGGGAGCCTGGTTCACAAACACGCCACGCCAAATCCTCGTCTGCACCAACCACGGCTTCACCCTCTACGACGACTTTAACTTCTCCACCGGCAAGCAAAGCAAATTCGAACCGACCGCCTACTGGTTCAACGCCGCCGAACAAGCGGTCTATGTCGCCGTCTACAATACCAAATACAACAAACTCCAACTCACACTCACACGCGTTGACCTCTCCACACGCGAGCGAACCTCCTCCCACACTATCGACCTCTCCAAGGAAAACCTCGTCAAATCCGGCACTGCCATTACGCCGAGTAGTCGAAATTTCATTACCGTCGATCCCCAAGGCCGCTTCGCCACCATTCGCTTCCAAGGCGAAAACCCACTCCTGCTCGTCGACTTGGCAAACGGCGAAATCGCCGCTCGCGTCCCCGCCCAGCACGGCGCTCTCGGCTTCCTCCCCGATGGACGCATTCTCGGTCACACCCGCGAGAGCAACCTCAATACCTATACCATCGTCAACCCCGTCACTTTCCAAACCCAGCCACTCTTCCAACTCTCCTCATCCTCGAACCTGTCACCCAAACTCCCGACCCGCCTCGGCCAGCCTCTCCTTCTCGCCTCCGGTTACGAATTCGCCGTCCACGATCTCGCCTCTCGCCAGACGACTCCCCTCCAGCGTCTCGAAAACCGCGTCACCGACGCGTCCATCACCGTTCGCGAACCCAATCGGGCCACCACCCTCATCGCCCAATCAAA encodes:
- a CDS encoding caspase family protein; the encoded protein is MRSFTLKLLLATAIIAATTLAQTTTSRPRVSALNPANLAIFPAPDDAHFLTLNASGAHWWQSKSGKILSTITLEDGTPVLPSSNALLSPDGSKVYTATATHLLRIQLPTTASTPQVSAIALPSIDRLAFHPNTGELIAIDHDTRANLNRIHRVDTEFLAVTALPDIPITLHTNAFTTYGPLLNLLPSNSDAPYLDHVINGVGLTQAPLETAVSLPDAYRERNLQGLVNQWTSHFDSHYVAPGGALIHLFQPTYDIGYIAFTNRETLESDKIIFLEPTSYPHAYVETFVGPLQLAPGHNYHVATHSSLFVEGTRIFVLDLAKQEISFQTDLRHFEMARDDSSAAFSADGKSLFIANAFRFVRLDIASNQIVADYLPQSPARIQKLALNATQSGYLVLDDQRQLSTLTLDANGAQFEKQYRSVGDFTLQADTASLFTLYEPKGSRDIRFNFWLADSYPDGQPVRGARTASHMDQTGPYQAIFSPAGSYVFTTQGTGALLDAFSPEKIFILPRDRKLYDSPIDSQTPPAAAIDQNEAYLTVFENQRLSTFDFHSQEHLWSIDIPQDRRVYPLFYNYENQLLALHTNPYQLTLHDAETGAATPFPGSNSIPSTQTDPTYLQVSHNRQHLILGDAQKTHILNLDTGKTRTTLDLPSRNVAFALSPQSDFLLAATASGPIEFYSLDQARNIGELTVYPETNDWTFVASDHRFESSPNAADTLYTVVDHKIVPGGQLLAQLHEPGLLQTILGGDLPSRAATQIEGLASLPQVSLALADGTRGLIVEDDLELDTENTTATLTLRASGANLLSSEPRLYHNGKLLGSSTRGLTVEDDEEGSETYLSKNYTVPLLPGKNRFRAVVVTASGIESFPANLTLNAQGQAHSNTTSGIALHTLIVGANQYQNPKYNLNYAAADAEAFSKALQAKAANIFTRIDTHLLLDSDATRSNILATFKEIADSATARDVFIFYYAGHGVVDETQDKQFYLAPVNVTQLYGDPVHLVQNGISAQQLRQLSANIAAQKQLFLIDACQSAEALVTIAQRGAAEEKAIAQLARSTGTHWLTASGSQQFATEAEELGHGLFTHALLQALEGAADAGDKRITINELKAYLETQVPQLSQQYRGSAQYPSSYGTGQDFPIAIIP
- a CDS encoding caspase family protein — protein: MRPITQAILFTLLLSLLPSTHAQLTPELILSTGLPHNTPHIALSPDGETTLTTQFDGTAIFYETATGRTLNSVNLEHDRYTEPYIPIFASKDTVYFLSEKRIRTFDLPSYSFSRDLNVPEPTAYARDASSGQLYIAGQRGERATIWTVDPANGRIRPFHTCTQETLDPITRITLAPRENLALITFKSGATELLKTGRSWVVAKTYPASKDQRVLLPDGHILTAPEGYINSITLTNPADASPPVEIALPKKAPVVNILPPVSPDKPTLVSTREDLFQLDPATRQLVAIRSFKNESFGSQTVRKIATSADHDYIFVHAALNFDYALSFVLTPAAQQFTRWQTNAFRPRGIQASSSSRTLLVNDSDGLVKRIDFTPAGLSIASQKGQPLSQISLATQSNQIAIGGISSSYQEPNYQSATLYPPAFSKPITTLKHRGTDTDNNRRSSTTPILSPSGNHLVIVDPVGFHVRTSNGNFLWKFAHKPNLRPSDFAFNDNETRLFFHKSQNDNSKSTVVAVELQTGKQLWEIPAHATHLRYDPTDNALRFATVKSYRSNTSSGTKNYIRHFVNTVDADTGTAKREPSRIDVFADYPDIVAATPDGRRWVFQDNKTLRIVSAPYFRNPSNIPLRKRVSSGAFLAGNKHLAALSDNRIAFFDTDAPTYLGELSLLQSDAQWAFVNRDGLFDAPAETQSALNFAFGLTPAPLASFYEPYFRPRLLNALFEGQAVTPPTIDIATLAQPPATKITLLDKATNSILDSTTTEQNEILLNVAIASPTTPLREVRVFHNGKRLNLATRGLFVEDDTAETTDSPAPSYNQNRQFPIQLLPGDNTLTVVALNAQNIESPPAELSIHLKADPNKTRPALHLVAIGIDQYQNEKYNLNYAVADATAFATTLQQNSTPLFSTVNYHPVKNDQAIKQTLVSTLEEIQKTATPDDVFIFYYAGHGVVAKQGQGDFYLVPHDVTQLYGADDQLQSRAVSSIQLQELSSQISAQKQLFILDACQSAGAIASISQRGAAEEKAIAQLARSTGTHWLTASGSQQFATEFAELGHGAFTYTLLQALNGAADKGDSQITVNELKAYLESQVPEVTAKHKGTAQYPASYGYGQDFPIALLP
- a CDS encoding caspase family protein → MLPRLLTFLTLTLIATASQAAWQIESPDPLEQSPDGSLLVVSKKQDYSLTGFSVHDRETLATQFLVRQADAQPRHFAPDNSRLYYTTPTEGLFALDLTTGVITKLAPIPHILSLAQNSQTGQLVTLSGTWDSDAHSLHRIDPTGANAPQLLGTITAQNLPWLEFKAILPAREPDQALLIFREIGPPKNQWDPKTWGDFRFTQVSLETGAIASNATMPAPNESFFLYETIRWTNDQRQLLEYASGAYLQIDPYAGKITRTLDLRNVKFSLYPNNQVVSLRTVTEEGETRHYQDFLEGGTLKTIRNVRVPEPNTWPPRPAGLIESLNLPNLPSPGAYANYTFHPSKPEFFATDSGEGVHFFRVAPSGLKHQSRGMGAYQARYTPDGKHILFEGLFDPPTEQIAADKFPSPGSLVYEDPPLRTTSPVYTGDHEISPSGNWLIKINNRDATLHRFGEPAILSSLGGVGTYDAPMPSFRFASDETALYRLARTVSWDDYDNQIIGLRLEALPLDPANEFPEPTWTVELPHSNLVWLDKTVAQEIHFLDTQSGQLLLLDPRDGSSSSQAITGLDPENFVVPTNSVQWHPSRDLVYVASGSQVTTLDLAASPPTAASVTVPASIRQLHRYGDGRHLVAQLETGPLVFLDTQPTPLRPTLQLEFYDLDQGDYLAFTPNGKFDASAPIRQSGQLLQGTRPTALATVFERDYRPDLLATALGEDALSTDEEIPAYVQPPSLTVGEQWVSALERRINVNSESKQYPLSTVSIYQNEKLVHSFPANGKTSLRDNHVLDLLLEQNRIKVVSTNTAGVSVTSEEIVIDPPEALLREKIAARRPAELHLFAVGVNQYRNPEYNLNFAEADASGVLAKIQAANRDLFAKINVHHLESAAATHDGILAAFAQIRANALPHDAFIFYFAGHGVMSRDDAQFYLIPHDVTRIYGESQSLSQNGISANQLRDISATIKAQKQLFILDACNSGGALQAFAQRGASQEKALAQLARATGTHWIAASSASQFATEFADLGHGAFTHTLLQALDGGADTGDRRITINELKAYLESELPTITQKYKGAPQYPASYGYGQDFPIALLP
- a CDS encoding REP-associated tyrosine transposase, whose product is MPQLPIRKTHHLAYGRVSIPGATYFITLVTQNRKTDLTANDHPEHIADTLRALHRDKIINLRCATTMPDHLHLLFVLGEVCYLSLAISKFKNATRKALAAHSLYWHRNYYDHRIRQEANTNDFARYIFLNPYRKSLLTADQLWPHWLCNRTYKPDFQQQLTPNGTPPAAWYKNAPTAQDLIDQDTHP